GTTCAGCGCTTTCATGCACTGTCAGGTCTGTGTGCAGTTTTGGACAAGACTGATAGAGTTCTATAGATAGAACCAGCAATCTCACATTaagacatgtttttcttttctattcagaTATATACAATTTTAGATACAGCTCATCAAATCCATATCTGTGCTAGGGCTATATTATTGCACGTTGCATAGGATACCCAGGATTGTAAGGAATGTCTACTAAATACTTGTGCACAGATTAGTTGTACTGAAAATCATGATTTTCAACATGACTTTCTCTTTCAGGAACGCTATCGGCAGGACTGCAATTTGGCTGTGCAGTTGTTAAAGTGCAACAAGTCCCATTTCAGGAACCACAAGTTTGCAGATGTAAGTGTTGGTattgtttatctatctgtctttgtGAAGTCCTTTTTTTAGCATCACGTGTGTTTTAATCTCCATAGTGATGCACAGTGCAAGGAGTGTGAGGCCATGTAATTGaaggtttcttttcttttctttgataAAAATGGATATGGGTGGATTTCTGACTGTACAAGGCATTAGGCAAAACAGGGGCAATATAAAGGGGACTATGTTAAAGAGACTATTATCAGTTATGTAATCATTTGTTGTACTGTGCCAGATTTAACCCTATGCTGGTTAGTGGCAAATTAAAATTGATCATAAATGAAACCTGTTTAGGTGAGCCTGCGCCTTCTTTACCCTTAGATAAATATCCTTGGCTGACAAGATTGGAACCTGATGTGGACTTTTACTATTGTAGCTGATCTACCTCAAGGTTCTGATGTGCTGTGTTCACCTAGATGCTTTTCAGTTCACCACAGCTGTAAATATTGGTTACCATAGTTTACCATTGCCTTCACCTTCAAATTAAAGGTGCTGCTTCTAACAGAACTGCTGCTCTTTGCGTGTTCCATCCCAAACCCAACCACTTTGTGTAAAACTCTGTAATGTATGTTGAAATCCCAGTAGGTCAAGCGATGCTTTCCTTGATGATCAAAATAAGAATTGCATCTTAAAATCTTGTTTTCATGTTACATATTTTGTTACAGCTCTGTGGCTCTAACGGTCACAATGGGTTATGAGATGTGTGCATCGAAGAGAATTCAGCAGTGCACTCATAATGGTGCATAAATGCCACTCATGAGCTCTCTTTTGGAGCcaaaaatgacaaatgactTTTAAGGTTAAATCCTTCTCTCATTAGCAGTAATGTACCTCCAGTGGAATTTCATACTCTGTTATTCATAAAATGCATAAACGTAATAATATTTAAGCTCATATAATGTGTGCAAAATATTAGTGTAATGGTATGAACTGAGGGTaattaacagttaaaaaaaatagaaaaacagctAAATGATTTGCCACTATTGTGGGTTGTGTTTACTTCTTTGGAAGGTTTTATAATGATGTGTTATACTTAGATGATGTAATACACATGCCATAAAGAATGCCTATTGTAAGCATTGGGTTCTGGGAAACCTTTTCCAAACAGCAGTCATTGGGAATGCATACAGAAAGCAGTGTGCCACCGACTGTGGCGAATAAAACAGAATGCACATAatcgtgtgcgtgcgtgtgtgtgtatttggacaTTAATCACTCTTCTGTTTGCTTGAGCATAAAGGAGGGCTCCAGGTTGCACTTTTGTATTTATTGGCAGCAGTCAGCCAATTTCACACCACTAAATACAATTGTAGAATGATATAATTTGAATAAGATTTAGTTATGGGGACTTAAGTCTTAGTGTATCTTTTTGCCTCTTGTAGATTTCTATTCATGTACTTGAGCTAAGACACTTGTGCAGTGGTATGATGCAGTGGTTCAGCCTGGTATCCAGAATATAAATTATTGTCTTGACTAGTTGGGTGGAATAGCAAACTTAGCTCAGTGAAGTACTGGGTTTATATTCAGAACAATTTTATTCAGGAGTCATGTTTTGAAGTGCTTTGCGGAATGCAGTGATCTTGTCTGCCCTCACATCTAGACCAGTTGTGGTGCACTTGCTGCACTCACAAGATTGATCCAGCATCAGCTTAGCTAAACTTTATGATCAGACATATTCCCTTCCAGTGTTCCATGAATCAATAAGCCCCAGTTAGCCTCATCCAATTAAGGCAACAGTGTAAGATAAATGTCCTCATTTTCTGCCCAAACAACtacttttttttgcttctttacaGTTAAAATCTGGTTTCATTAGCCTCTATTCTATGTTAGAGACATTGGGGGTTTTTGAAAAAACTGAAATTGCCTTCACCTGGTTGAATGGTAGATCTCTTTTATCAGCTTTTTCACATTTCTGGGaagaaaatacatttcagtTACAGAAAAGGTGCCAGAATATTTTCCTCTAATGTTAAGATTAATTTAAGATTTCAGTAACAGATTTTTATAAAGGAATCATGCTTATTTATGCACATACTGTCCATCTTTGTTAAACACCAATTCAAACACCTTAAATTTTtaaagctgaatttttttttgtctgcaagcaattatatgatttataaaaCATGTATTTGTCTTTTGCTGACTTGCTTTGTAGTTACCATATGAACTGCAGGAGATGGTGAATAAGCACATGAAAAGCAGTCTGCCTGACAAGGCTCAGAGCCCTCAAGGAGCCCATGGCCAGGACCCAGACACACTCAGCCTGACACCTGCTGATGTGGTGCCCACGTCTGTTATTGCACGGGTACTTGAGAAACCTGAACCACTTGTTCTCAACTCTGCTCAGTCCAGCAGCAGTGGCCGTCCAGTGGCTGAGGATGTGTTTGTCCATGTGGATATGACTGGATCCCGAAATGAGAGTGCTGGCAGAGAGAATGGGGGTTCTGGTCAGACTAAGCTTAGTACCGGCACTGCATCTGAGCAGTCGCATCTTAATGGTATGTTCCAAAGTCCAGAAGGCCAGTCAGCTGACAGTGGGTCAGCACCATCCTTTGAGAAGTTAAACCCCTACCCTACACCTCCTCCCCCACATCCGCTCTATCCTGGCCGCAAAGTGATTGAGTTCTCTTCTGATGATAAAGTAAAGATCCCTAAGAACAGCCCACTGCCCAACTGTACATATGCCACACGCCAGGCTATATCTCTCAGCTTGGTACAAAATGAAGAGGAGGCTGGAGAACGGCAGCGTACTGTCCCCAACAGCCCTGCAGTGTCTGATGGAGGTTGGCGTTCTGGAACCTCCTCATCTTCAGGTGGAGGGCATGTATCGTACCCCAGGACACCTCAGCAGAGTGATTTCACTGACCCTTTGTCTAGCCAGTCAAGTCCATTCAGCAGCCCGCCACAGCCACCGAGTGCCTTTGCCAGCTCAGGTAGCTCTGAGGAGGACTTGCTTACCAACTGGCAGCGAATGTTTGTAGAAAAGATCGCACCATCCTCAGAAGGGACTCTGGTTAACCGCACCTCCTTCAGCAGTGAGACTGTAAAGGAACTCCAGAAGAGTCGCAGCAGCAAGTCAGGTAGAGGAGCTTCAGACCGAGGTATCCTGCGTGGGGCCTACTCTGATGGTGAAGAGGGCTCCTCTACGCAAAGTTGGACGGCCAGCAGAGGATCCAGCCTGGATACTGATACAAGCAGCATTGCAGACCTGCGCACAAAAAGGGGTGAGTATGGTGCTACCTTTTCACAAGAGGAAAGTGAGCAATTGCTGATGGCTCTTGACAATGATGATGGTGCCAGTGGTGACACAATGGTCATGGCGGAGTCCAGCCCAGTCTCTTCCAAGCAGCAGGGGTTTTTTGAAGATGGTGAGTCTGTAGGCAGCCCAGCCGAAGAGCGAGACATCCTTCCACAGGACTTACCCATCATCAGCCCCAGGGTCCTTGCTGGCTTGGAGGATTACACAGAAAAGCCTCCTGCTCACCGTCACCATAGTGGCCCCAACCGGCCTCAGAAGAGCCCCAAAAGAATGGGGGTCCATCACCTGCACAGGAAGGACAGTCTTACCAGGGCTCAAGAGCACGGAAACCTGCTGGACTGAGAAAGAGGCCTAGCCCCTTGCTCCTTATTTCACCTACAGTGCTCTTCTGCTTGTTAGCTCACAAGTCTTACCAGGCCACAAAAGGAAGCAGGAATCATATAGTGATTGATCAACTAATACCCAGGCTGCTTTCCTTTTATGGGTTATTACTGTAACACTTGAGCCACTTCTCAGAAGCAAGAAGTTCACTTAGTTATggtatttatattacagattaaGGTGGTCATCATACCTTTAAAGAAGTCTGTACTTCAGTCATCCTTTAAGAATGTAAGAGCATGTAAGAAGTTCATTTTTCCATGCTCCAACATCTTCAGGACATCTTCAAGCTGTGGTGTAATTATGAGACGAATTCAGGATATAGCCATATAGACACGTCTGTATTTGGCCAATGTAATGTAACGGGGGAGATCCAGATGAAATAGCACTGTAACTTGTTACCGAAAGGTACTGAAATACCACAGAAACTGGAAGAAAGTCCCCTTTTCTGTTGCAGGGTTTCAGCATGAGAGCTGTCTATCTTTAAAGATTAAAGAATGAGTTGGTGCTCTAGACTGAGATCCAGATACTGTTGTATGGTTTGGATTATGCAGGTTTCGTGTCCAGTGAAGATCCAGTGGACTTTAAACTTTCAGTGCCTAACCCTTTTTAATGACTAAAGTTTTCCCATCACCCTTTAAAAAGTATTGCTCCTTACTTTCAGTTTATGTCAGAACTAAGAACTCCATCTCACTTCACAACTATGACAAACACCACTTTTTATTGAGCTGCCACAGTAAATTATGATCCAAAATTAGTTTTTTACTATGAAAGTTCCTGGTATGTGGCTAAGGTCCATAAAAGGATTTCTTGGTAACTCCCACTTCACAATGAGAGTCTGTGGAATAGATTTGGATGTCTTGTATAACTACTAAATCTTTGTGTTTTTGAAATATAGTTAGACAAATTTAGACCTAAATCTGAGCTTTGGATATTTATCTTTCACCCTGTGAAGAATGTGTGGATTTGTtcagcatttatttaatttaatttgttttttcagGATTCAGTATGAGTAAGAAAACAAACATCACACGTTAGGATTCCAGTGAAAACAAGATTGTTATTTATTGGTGTCCAATCACGTAGCTAGTCATCAGTTTTCATAGCTGTTGCCAACAGTGAAATTTTACTCACTacaatttaatgtattttaaacaatacaattggctgtcagaatatttaaaaaattctcaATGCCATTAAAAATTTCCATGCTATTTTTATCAAATGTAGGCCAAAGGAAATCTTCATTTCAAGATCAAATAAGCccagttttcatttttacaccaactaataaaataacagtataTCAGTTGATGTATGTTAAGGGCTCCTGATAGATGCATGTAACTGGTGCTATATCTTATTTTCCCCACATGTTTGAGATATTTTCAAAGAAACTCTAAATCACTATTAAATTGTAACAACTTGGGTATTCTAAAATAATATTGACATCTTAGTATTAATCCAATCTAAGTAGTTCAGcatttattgataaatattGGCCTATGCTAAAAcgtaaaaatacacaaaagatcCTTCTCCTCTTTACCTCCATACTAAATACGGCAGTCGACTCATCAATCTGGAACGACTGCCTTTGTCTATTAATTGGCACTCCCTGGAACTGTCTGGAAGTTtattacagtgaaataaaatctatcaATATGTTTGAGTTAGTGGTCATTAAAGTTAGTATTTCATTAACGTGAtgtcagttattttattttttttttttttataaattctcAAGAAACGtcatataaaagtataaatttGTCTGTTTTGGAGTGTGAACCATTCTGTAGCTGAGACCATTTCTTTGGAGTTACAGTGTACTACATGGGTCCTACAATGTCAGCATTACTTGTCTTTATTTAGTTCATATACATTcaggtatataaatatataggaaATTGACAAAGTTGTTATTTTAGCAATTTTTATTGTCTAAGACAATATATTGCAGTTGAATTGCAGTTACATTAGAAACATGAGCTCAGAGATTTAATTTAAGTCTATTTACATCCAAATCTGGTGAATGATGCAGGAATAAAAAAGTTGGTATATGTCCTATAAGGGACCAGATTTAATTGGACTGTATTGGACTAGTAACACCAGCTCCATGGCGACATGTGATATTCTctcatcatttcatttaaaagtaaCCAGATAAAAAGTTGCTGATTTCAAGTGTAGTTTGCATTTGATTTTCTGTTCTTCTCGATACTAAAtctaaaatatgaaatacaaaGAGCTGTCATTGCCAGTGAAGCAAGCCATCCATAGGCTGAGCAATCAAACAAACCCATCAGAGAAAACgtaatatattttcatttagaattttaaaatgatcaatTGGCCAAATCAACTATTTGGTAGGTTCATAAAAAGAATGCACTTTTGAGCTCAGGAACACCAAATGACCCAGAAGACCACAGAAAAATGTGGTAGATGACAATTTTTTCTGGTGAGGAAAATCCTTTCAAAACAGTTGGCCAGATCAAGAACTCCCTCCAGGAGGCAGAGGTATCTGTGTCAAATCCAACACTCAGGACTTCACCGGAGTAAATACAGAGGgtttactctctctccctctctctcattttctaccgcttatccgaactacctcgggtcatggggagcctgtgatctcaggcgtcatcgggcgtcaaggcaggatacaccctggacggagtgccaacccattattACTATTAGATGTAAATTGTTGGTAAGCCTCAAAAACAGGAATATCAGTATGTGATTTTGCTTATTCAGTCAATGGAGAAAAAAAGCATATACAGTTCTGGAACATGTTGAAAAAGCATATACAGTTCTGGAACATGTTGAGGAACATTAAGCTGACAGATTtaaggagaagagaaggaactGAACATGATCCAATGCATACCACCTCATCTTATGGCATGGACATGTAGGGCTGTGGCTACTTGTAGAAGGTGCTGTAATTCCTACACTGTTCACCTGATTTAGATGCAAATTCCCTTTAATTAAAGCTGAACTTTATGTAATATCAGCTGCAATACACTGTGGTAGATATTTAAAAGAATACAAACAAACTCTACACCAACCAGCTAACAACAGTACTGTGTATACAGCATCAGTGCCATTCTTCCAGAAACTGGGTTATGTTTATGTACGTTGTATCCATCAGAAAGGTAAAAGACGAATTTACAAATTTAAGGCAGTGTATTAAATGTTAACTGGTGAACTGGTCACAAGTCATCTCTGAAGTGTGGTGTTTCACAAGTAGATCCTGAGTTTGTCCACAGTCTTCTTGCAGTGTTGAACATTATAATCTCATTGTTAAACTAGACTCACACTGGTCATGCAGTATGGAAATCATATAAAGTGTCATAtatggtatacagtatattgcacATGAACATGATTCATAAACATGTCATTGTAAGACATATCAATCAGTTTTCTTAATGTGTATTTCTCTAGTGGTTTAAGTTCTATTGGAAGGGCCACACAGTTCTGCGCTTCTTGAATGTGTCCCCCTCATGACCAGCCTGCATACAGAATATGTTCACATTCTAGTTTCCTCAGCGTCTGCTTTACACTTTATTCCTAGTGTGGCCTATcaatctctctttttcccttctGTATGTACCTCAAAGAGCCCATAATGAGTAGAACTATAACTAGCCCCTGTGCTGAATATTTGATGTCTTCTCATGTTTGAAAATAGCTTAATGGTCCTGAAAGGAGCGGGAGAGACAAAGAACAGTCTGTCAGAGACTTACACGTGAAAACGGACGTTCTTAAATATTTTAGGACCTCATCAGCGAATTAGACGAGTTCgtgcaaatacaaaaaaaagagcgagagaaacagAAGGACGGCGAAGATAAAGTGCACCTCTGTAATTCATGTGGTTACacaagatgaatgaaagaacgAAGATGAATGTCTAATGCGCCGGGTATATAAATAGACTTTAATATCTGATGTGTTAGAAGTGTAATGACTTGCTATCATTACTATAATCGAGTTTATAATTGATTGACAGTTCCTTTCTTTGATCCACTGTGACCTGTTTGAAGGTGAGGGCAAGCAAAGTGTTGACAAAGTTGAATAgacctttattttttctttaatcaagCTTGCAGGCACATCTCAAACATGACGCCCACATTTACCATTCCTTTATCCTTCAGGACATTATTTtccattaataattatttattccaTTTACTCATGATTCTAttatctacatttttatttttcgatTCTATATTGGACTAATTTTAGCCTGTTAATTTAGAAAAGGAAAATGTAGATACTTAGGGATGTGCCTTCAGTCTATTTTAATACTTGAATATCTGTAAGAGCTGACGGACGGATATTCTTCTAATCGTtaggagagaagaaaaacattttaccGTGCAGTTAAACTTTCCTCCTGTTGTTGGCATTGCACGTGTTTTGGTTAAACAGACTGACAGCTGAATATCCTTGGAGCCCAAATGCAACAGCATGTCACGCTGGTATTCTTAAGACCTACCTACTAGATTTCACTGGATTAACGTGATCACAGTGGTAATGCATGTTTATATGAATCTGTCTAAAGATATTTACAAAGTAGAGCCTATTTGCTAAAGCCGTGAATGAAACGTATGTGAAAGCGGCACGAGCAGCGACTGGTGTAAAATGTACTGCGCTGTGGAGTCGATACGAGATTGTGTCACTTCTGGTGTAAAACAGGATTAATCTGAGGCGTACCTGATTAGTTTCCAGTGAAGTGAAATGATTCATACTAAATGTTCTTAGAAATATATTTGCTCTTATCCCACAGGCTTCATATCTAACCACATGCATGAGGGAAAGCAATGGCCCACTCACCTCCAACATGAACAACACTATAGTGTTGCGCTCCACATCAGAATATTGCCTGACAcggtttttctttttcttttgcataCTTCTCACTGATGTCATGTGGACTTTAGGCATAATGAATGCCTGACTAGTGATTTTAGTATTCGAATACCGCTGCCTCAAATAGCTAACATAGTATTCGAATAACAATTCAAACAGCTGAACTTGACATTTACTGGATAATTTACagtatttcttttattacttttattttccgGTTATGGTCACTTGACTTCTATGTTCCAAACGTGGCCTATTTTTTCTATTAGTGCT
The Tachysurus vachellii isolate PV-2020 chromosome 6, HZAU_Pvac_v1, whole genome shotgun sequence genome window above contains:
- the tjap1 gene encoding tight junction-associated protein 1 isoform X1, whose protein sequence is MNRFISRSEDLLLKSVEEDRPIWKGSQKSAQCISPAHSNRCGERSLVFKEEAEIFVPRVEQHLSTSVFSTRAPPTKGILKQTQYLSVHAKDSLRKSKSAEMLVRSHRHKRKPKSMSLDRERKPAVSAQGLDANTSSASPSSVLPEWKIQLLEEKLKFSQFLDEITYSVLSPASLNLLGYKKQTSKGIQAQLSPCQQDEPKKHRGKEQERNQPWGECDSQQDTEAMREKTGRSITRHFSLTKDKLEQEAEKWHMRQHKSKGSDYRQMDIGVDSMHSSDAEWDGRIRQGVQQQSSPQSAQLELRTQPNDTVNKLGLTKAPMSTVHMESENIPVSETAFLVLTQIKESVSDADKVKILQQQNEDLRRHLTHTTHKMEAMEAEFDSRQHYMQTEMGRTRDDLEKMKDKFRRLQNSYTASQRANQDLEEKLHALLRKVERDKKTMDQEIVELTNKLVDAKNTIDKLEELNERYRQDCNLAVQLLKCNKSHFRNHKFADLPYELQEMVNKHMKSSLPDKAQSPQGAHGQDPDTLSLTPADVVPTSVIARVLEKPEPLVLNSAQSSSSGRPVAEDVFVHVDMTGSRNESAGRENGGSGQTKLSTGTASEQSHLNGMFQSPEGQSADSGSAPSFEKLNPYPTPPPPHPLYPGRKVIEFSSDDKVKIPKNSPLPNCTYATRQAISLSLVQNEEEAGERQRTVPNSPAVSDGGWRSGTSSSSGGGHVSYPRTPQQSDFTDPLSSQSSPFSSPPQPPSAFASSGSSEEDLLTNWQRMFVEKIAPSSEGTLVNRTSFSSETVKELQKSRSSKSGRGASDRGILRGAYSDGEEGSSTQSWTASRGSSLDTDTSSIADLRTKRGEYGATFSQEESEQLLMALDNDDGASGDTMVMAESSPVSSKQQGFFEDGESVGSPAEERDILPQDLPIISPRVLAGLEDYTEKPPAHRHHSGPNRPQKSPKRMGVHHLHRKDSLTRAQEHGNLLD
- the tjap1 gene encoding tight junction-associated protein 1 isoform X2; protein product: MMSAAPARKPYRKAPPQHRETRQNQPILREDLTGSPTANCDSLAPAQHAPSKESVSDADKVKILQQQNEDLRRHLTHTTHKMEAMEAEFDSRQHYMQTEMGRTRDDLEKMKDKFRRLQNSYTASQRANQDLEEKLHALLRKVERDKKTMDQEIVELTNKLVDAKNTIDKLEELNERYRQDCNLAVQLLKCNKSHFRNHKFADLPYELQEMVNKHMKSSLPDKAQSPQGAHGQDPDTLSLTPADVVPTSVIARVLEKPEPLVLNSAQSSSSGRPVAEDVFVHVDMTGSRNESAGRENGGSGQTKLSTGTASEQSHLNGMFQSPEGQSADSGSAPSFEKLNPYPTPPPPHPLYPGRKVIEFSSDDKVKIPKNSPLPNCTYATRQAISLSLVQNEEEAGERQRTVPNSPAVSDGGWRSGTSSSSGGGHVSYPRTPQQSDFTDPLSSQSSPFSSPPQPPSAFASSGSSEEDLLTNWQRMFVEKIAPSSEGTLVNRTSFSSETVKELQKSRSSKSGRGASDRGILRGAYSDGEEGSSTQSWTASRGSSLDTDTSSIADLRTKRGEYGATFSQEESEQLLMALDNDDGASGDTMVMAESSPVSSKQQGFFEDGESVGSPAEERDILPQDLPIISPRVLAGLEDYTEKPPAHRHHSGPNRPQKSPKRMGVHHLHRKDSLTRAQEHGNLLD